The Malus domestica chromosome 10, GDT2T_hap1 genome contains a region encoding:
- the LOC103447016 gene encoding protein HIRA-like isoform X2: MTLRGHTADVVDLNWSPDDLMLASGSLDNTIHIWNMSNGICTAVLRGHSSLVKGVTWDPIGSFIASQSDDKTVIIWRTSDWSLAHRTDGHWQKSLGSTFFRRLGWSPCGHFITTTHGFQKPRHSAPVLERGEWSATFDFLGHNAPVIVVKFNHSMYRRNISNAQEKAAPIGWTNGASKTGGKEKEPQPYNVIAIGSQDKTITVWTTASPRPLFVAKHFFTQSVVDLSWSPDGYSLFACSLDGSVATFHFDVKELGNRLSDAELDELKRNRYGDVRGRQANLAESPAQLLFEAASAKQASSKKMVLEVQQNETVGKPSTEATVATITSADSLNKVSIAARISSPVKQREYRRPDGRKRIIPEAVGVPLQQENISAGVQTQALDFPSECSDKNNDENGLIAADSGIKESSVRGVIGRSTEIKEGHGVTARAMITKSLVIEKVPASTGGDESIAVEQSGNLKASSSAGSSCSTLSIRVFDRKEGEDNVPICLEARPREHAANDIVGLGNTFIMKETEITCARGLQTLWSDRISGKVTVLAGNANFWAVGCEDGCIQVYTTCGRRAMPTMMVGSAAIFIDCDERWKLFLVTRKGSFYVWDLFKQNCLLHDSLASLVASNPNPSAKDAGVIKVISAKLSRSGSPLVVLATRHAFLFDMGLMCWLRVADDCFPGSNFASSWHSGSTPGGELAALQIDVRKYVARKPGWSRVTDDGVQTRAHLEAQLASSLALKSAKDYCQCLLSYIRFLAREADESRLREVCESFLGPPTGMVDDTTLDLNNSAWDPCVLGMRKHKLLREDILPAMASNRKVQRLLNEFMDLISEYESAETNIEKKIQTSLTAHPPAADEMDSAPSRTNEMDIVPAATEKKKSVPASTDQKESSQLATDTENSAPVAEDKVNSDPPMISQVSVAAQDAGS, from the exons ATGACTTTGAGAGGGCATACTGCAGATGTG GTGGATCTTAATTGGTCTCCAGATGACTTGATGTTGGCCAGTGGAAGTTTAGATAACACTATACACATCTGGAACATGAGCAATGGTATTTGCACTGCTGTTCTGAGGGGTCACTCTAGCCTGGTTAAAGGAGTTACTTGGGATCCAATTGGCTCCTTCATAGCAAGTCAATCAGATGATAAGACTGTAATTATTTGGCGAACAAGTGACTGGAGCCTTGCTCACAGGACAGACGGCCATTGGCAAAAATCA CTTGGATCCACCTTTTTCAGGCGGCTGGGATGGTCCCCTTGTGGCCACTTCATTACTACCACTCACGGATTCCAGAAACCAAGGCATTCTGCACCTGTTCTAGAGAGAGGGGAATGGTCTGCTACATTTGACTTCTTAGGACATAATGCCCCTGTGATCGTAGTGAAGTTTAACCATTCAATGTATAGGAGGAATATTTCCAATGCTCAGGAAAAAGCTGCACCCATCGGGTGGACTAATGGGGCTTCAAAGACAggaggaaaagagaaagaaccACAACCTTATAATGTCATTGCTATTGGGAGTCAGGACAAGACTATAACAGTATGGACTACTGCAAGTCCCCGACCTCTCTTTGTAGCAAAGCATTTCTTTACTCAAAGTGTTGTGGATTTATCCTG GAGCCCTGATGGCTATTCACTTTTTGCATGTTCTTTGGATGGTTCGGTGGCAACTTTCCATTTTGATGTTAAAGAACTTGGCAACCGTTTAAGTGATGCTGAActggatgaattgaagagaaACCGTTATGGAGATGTTAGAGGTCGCCAAGCAAATTTAGCAGAAAGCCCAGCTCAGTTATTGTTTGAAGCAGCATCTGCTAAGCAAGCCTCAAGCAAAAAAATGGTTCTGGAAGTTCAGCAAAACGAGACAGTTGGAAAACCTTCTACTGAAGCAACGGTTGCAACAATAACTTCTGCAGACAGCTTAAATAAGGTTTCAATAGCTGCCAGAATTTCAAGTCCTGTGAAGCAGAGGGAATATAGACGCCCTGATGGTAGAAAGAGGATTATTCCAGAAGCAGTTGGGGTGCCTCTGCAGCAGGAAAATATATCTGCTGGGGTTCAAACCCAGGCACTTGACTTCCCTTCTGAATGTTCTGATAAAAACAATGATGAGAATGGGTTAATTGCTGCTGATAGTGGCATCAAAGAAAGTTCTGTTAGGGGAGTAATTGGCAGAAGCACTGAAATAAAGGAAGGACATGGGGTTACTGCTAGAGCTATGATTACCAAGAGCCTTGTTATTGAGAAGGTTCCTGCTTCCACAGGTGGAGATGAAAGCATAGCTGTGGAACAGTCAGGTAATTTGAAGGCGTCTAGTTCAGCAGGTTCTTCATGTTCCACTCTTTCAATTAGGGTGTTTGATAGGAAAGAAGGGGAAGACAATGTACCAATATGCTTGGAAGCTCGACCTAGGGAACACGCTGCAAACGACATCGTTGGCTTGGGAAATACATTTATCATGAAAGAAACAGAAATTACTTGCGCAAGAGGGTTACAGACTCTTTGGTCAGATAGGATATCTGGGAAAGTCACTGTTTTAGCTGGAAATGCAAACTTCTGGGCTGTTGGGTGTGAAGATGGATGCATACAG GTTTACACAACTTGCGGGAGACGTGCTATGCCAACTATGATGGTAGGATCTGCAGCAATATTTATAGATTGTGACGAGCGCTGGAAATTATTTTTGGTCACAAGAAAAGGATCCTTTTATGTATGGGATCTATTCAAGCAGAATTGTCTCCTCCATGACTCATTGGCATCTCTGGTCGCTTCAAACCCAAACCCATCTGCAAAAGATGCAG GCGTGATCAAAGTTATATCAGCAAAGCTATCAAGATCTGGTTCTCCTCTTGTTGTTCTTGCCACTCGCCATGCCTTCCTCTTTGACATGGGCCTGATGTGTTGGCTTAGGGTTGCAGATGACTGCTTTCCTGGGTCAAATTTTGCAAGCTCCTGGCATTCAGGTTCAACTCCGGGTGGTGAGCTGGCTGCTTTGCAGATTGATGTTAGGAAGTATGTGGCCAGAAAGCCAGGTTGGAGCAG gGTGACAGACGATGGGGTGCAGACACGTGCTCACTTGGAGGCTCAGTTGGCTTCCTCGCTAGCTTTAAAGTCAGCCAAAGACTATTGCCAATGCCTTCTATCATATATTCGCTTCCTTGCaag AGAAGCAGATGAGTCTCGTTTACGAGAAGTGTGTGAGAGTTTCCTTGGACCTCCAACTGGGATGGTGGACGATACAACTTTAGATTTAAACAACTCGGCATGGGATCCTTGTGTGCTT GGAATGAGGAAACATAAACTTTTACGAGAAGATATCCTTCCGGCAATGGCTTCAAATAGAAAAGTACAGAGATTGCTTAATGAATTCATGGATCTCATTTCCGAATATGAAAGCGCTGAAACAAATATAGAGAAAAAGATTCAAACTTCGCTGACAGCACATCCACCAGCAGCTGATGAAATGGACTCTGCTCCTTCCAGGACAAACGAAATGGACATTGTCCCTGCAGCAACAGAGAAAAAGAAGTCTGTTCCTGCTTCAACTGACCAAAAGGAGTCTTCCCAGTTAGCAACAGATACAGAAAATTCTGCTCCAGTAGCCGAAGACAAAGTTAATTCAGATCCGCCAATGATCAGTCAAGTTAGTGTTGCTGCACAAGATGCAGGTTCTTGA
- the LOC103447016 gene encoding protein HIRA-like isoform X3 — protein MLASGSLDNTIHIWNMSNGICTAVLRGHSSLVKGVTWDPIGSFIASQSDDKTVIIWRTSDWSLAHRTDGHWQKSLGSTFFRRLGWSPCGHFITTTHGFQKPRHSAPVLERGEWSATFDFLGHNAPVIVVKFNHSMYRRNISNAQEKAAPIGWTNGASKTGGKEKEPQPYNVIAIGSQDKTITVWTTASPRPLFVAKHFFTQSVVDLSWSPDGYSLFACSLDGSVATFHFDVKELGNRLSDAELDELKRNRYGDVRGRQANLAESPAQLLFEAASAKQASSKKMVLEVQQNETVGKPSTEATVATITSADSLNKVSIAARISSPVKQREYRRPDGRKRIIPEAVGVPLQQENISAGVQTQALDFPSECSDKNNDENGLIAADSGIKESSVRGVIGRSTEIKEGHGVTARAMITKSLVIEKVPASTGGDESIAVEQSGNLKASSSAGSSCSTLSIRVFDRKEGEDNVPICLEARPREHAANDIVGLGNTFIMKETEITCARGLQTLWSDRISGKVTVLAGNANFWAVGCEDGCIQVYTTCGRRAMPTMMVGSAAIFIDCDERWKLFLVTRKGSFYVWDLFKQNCLLHDSLASLVASNPNPSAKDAGVIKVISAKLSRSGSPLVVLATRHAFLFDMGLMCWLRVADDCFPGSNFASSWHSGSTPGGELAALQIDVRKYVARKPGWSRVTDDGVQTRAHLEAQLASSLALKSAKDYCQCLLSYIRFLAREADESRLREVCESFLGPPTGMVDDTTLDLNNSAWDPCVLGMRKHKLLREDILPAMASNRKVQRLLNEFMDLISEYESAETNIEKKIQTSLTAHPPAADEMDSAPSRTNEMDIVPAATEKKKSVPASTDQKESSQLATDTENSAPVAEDKVNSDPPMISQVSVAAQDAGS, from the exons ATGTTGGCCAGTGGAAGTTTAGATAACACTATACACATCTGGAACATGAGCAATGGTATTTGCACTGCTGTTCTGAGGGGTCACTCTAGCCTGGTTAAAGGAGTTACTTGGGATCCAATTGGCTCCTTCATAGCAAGTCAATCAGATGATAAGACTGTAATTATTTGGCGAACAAGTGACTGGAGCCTTGCTCACAGGACAGACGGCCATTGGCAAAAATCA CTTGGATCCACCTTTTTCAGGCGGCTGGGATGGTCCCCTTGTGGCCACTTCATTACTACCACTCACGGATTCCAGAAACCAAGGCATTCTGCACCTGTTCTAGAGAGAGGGGAATGGTCTGCTACATTTGACTTCTTAGGACATAATGCCCCTGTGATCGTAGTGAAGTTTAACCATTCAATGTATAGGAGGAATATTTCCAATGCTCAGGAAAAAGCTGCACCCATCGGGTGGACTAATGGGGCTTCAAAGACAggaggaaaagagaaagaaccACAACCTTATAATGTCATTGCTATTGGGAGTCAGGACAAGACTATAACAGTATGGACTACTGCAAGTCCCCGACCTCTCTTTGTAGCAAAGCATTTCTTTACTCAAAGTGTTGTGGATTTATCCTG GAGCCCTGATGGCTATTCACTTTTTGCATGTTCTTTGGATGGTTCGGTGGCAACTTTCCATTTTGATGTTAAAGAACTTGGCAACCGTTTAAGTGATGCTGAActggatgaattgaagagaaACCGTTATGGAGATGTTAGAGGTCGCCAAGCAAATTTAGCAGAAAGCCCAGCTCAGTTATTGTTTGAAGCAGCATCTGCTAAGCAAGCCTCAAGCAAAAAAATGGTTCTGGAAGTTCAGCAAAACGAGACAGTTGGAAAACCTTCTACTGAAGCAACGGTTGCAACAATAACTTCTGCAGACAGCTTAAATAAGGTTTCAATAGCTGCCAGAATTTCAAGTCCTGTGAAGCAGAGGGAATATAGACGCCCTGATGGTAGAAAGAGGATTATTCCAGAAGCAGTTGGGGTGCCTCTGCAGCAGGAAAATATATCTGCTGGGGTTCAAACCCAGGCACTTGACTTCCCTTCTGAATGTTCTGATAAAAACAATGATGAGAATGGGTTAATTGCTGCTGATAGTGGCATCAAAGAAAGTTCTGTTAGGGGAGTAATTGGCAGAAGCACTGAAATAAAGGAAGGACATGGGGTTACTGCTAGAGCTATGATTACCAAGAGCCTTGTTATTGAGAAGGTTCCTGCTTCCACAGGTGGAGATGAAAGCATAGCTGTGGAACAGTCAGGTAATTTGAAGGCGTCTAGTTCAGCAGGTTCTTCATGTTCCACTCTTTCAATTAGGGTGTTTGATAGGAAAGAAGGGGAAGACAATGTACCAATATGCTTGGAAGCTCGACCTAGGGAACACGCTGCAAACGACATCGTTGGCTTGGGAAATACATTTATCATGAAAGAAACAGAAATTACTTGCGCAAGAGGGTTACAGACTCTTTGGTCAGATAGGATATCTGGGAAAGTCACTGTTTTAGCTGGAAATGCAAACTTCTGGGCTGTTGGGTGTGAAGATGGATGCATACAG GTTTACACAACTTGCGGGAGACGTGCTATGCCAACTATGATGGTAGGATCTGCAGCAATATTTATAGATTGTGACGAGCGCTGGAAATTATTTTTGGTCACAAGAAAAGGATCCTTTTATGTATGGGATCTATTCAAGCAGAATTGTCTCCTCCATGACTCATTGGCATCTCTGGTCGCTTCAAACCCAAACCCATCTGCAAAAGATGCAG GCGTGATCAAAGTTATATCAGCAAAGCTATCAAGATCTGGTTCTCCTCTTGTTGTTCTTGCCACTCGCCATGCCTTCCTCTTTGACATGGGCCTGATGTGTTGGCTTAGGGTTGCAGATGACTGCTTTCCTGGGTCAAATTTTGCAAGCTCCTGGCATTCAGGTTCAACTCCGGGTGGTGAGCTGGCTGCTTTGCAGATTGATGTTAGGAAGTATGTGGCCAGAAAGCCAGGTTGGAGCAG gGTGACAGACGATGGGGTGCAGACACGTGCTCACTTGGAGGCTCAGTTGGCTTCCTCGCTAGCTTTAAAGTCAGCCAAAGACTATTGCCAATGCCTTCTATCATATATTCGCTTCCTTGCaag AGAAGCAGATGAGTCTCGTTTACGAGAAGTGTGTGAGAGTTTCCTTGGACCTCCAACTGGGATGGTGGACGATACAACTTTAGATTTAAACAACTCGGCATGGGATCCTTGTGTGCTT GGAATGAGGAAACATAAACTTTTACGAGAAGATATCCTTCCGGCAATGGCTTCAAATAGAAAAGTACAGAGATTGCTTAATGAATTCATGGATCTCATTTCCGAATATGAAAGCGCTGAAACAAATATAGAGAAAAAGATTCAAACTTCGCTGACAGCACATCCACCAGCAGCTGATGAAATGGACTCTGCTCCTTCCAGGACAAACGAAATGGACATTGTCCCTGCAGCAACAGAGAAAAAGAAGTCTGTTCCTGCTTCAACTGACCAAAAGGAGTCTTCCCAGTTAGCAACAGATACAGAAAATTCTGCTCCAGTAGCCGAAGACAAAGTTAATTCAGATCCGCCAATGATCAGTCAAGTTAGTGTTGCTGCACAAGATGCAGGTTCTTGA